A single window of Polaribacter sp. SA4-10 DNA harbors:
- a CDS encoding peptidoglycan DD-metalloendopeptidase family protein — protein sequence MKKIVFLFVLIISFSSCKKEVNKPVLLIKKEKPKPIYRFGYKIDDFKVIQDTIKSGESFGIILDRHHVYYPKINKIAGAIKDVFDVRRVRAGKPYTILASKDSTEQAQIFIYKHDKINATIVDFKDSLITATRYKKPIKVVEEIAEGIIYSSLSQTMDSLGLKPNLTYTIADNIYAWTLDFQKLQRGDSFKLVYEEKYIEDTLFAGYGNVKSAVFKHRGVDFYAYRFIADSIKGIPEYYDEEGNMLRSQFLRSPIKFQYRISSRYNLKRRIAYYGNRIRPHRGTDFAANIGTPILATASGTVIQSTRRGGNGKFVKIRHNGTYSTQYLHMKNRKVKKGQYVKQGDVIGWVGMTGNTGGPHVCYRFWKNGREVDPFKQKLPAAKPLKKSLKPRYLEFIKPLEYQLDHKQIPTQQIEIVTETIAQN from the coding sequence TTGAAAAAAATAGTTTTCCTCTTTGTACTTATTATCTCATTTTCATCTTGTAAAAAAGAGGTTAATAAGCCTGTTTTACTTATTAAAAAAGAAAAACCAAAACCAATCTATAGGTTTGGATATAAAATAGATGACTTTAAAGTAATTCAAGATACTATTAAAAGCGGAGAAAGTTTTGGAATTATTCTCGATAGGCATCATGTTTATTATCCAAAAATTAATAAAATAGCAGGCGCTATAAAAGATGTTTTTGATGTAAGAAGAGTAAGAGCTGGTAAGCCTTATACTATTTTAGCAAGTAAAGACTCTACAGAACAAGCACAAATATTTATTTATAAACATGATAAAATTAATGCTACAATTGTAGACTTTAAAGATTCTCTTATTACAGCTACTCGCTATAAAAAACCAATTAAAGTTGTAGAGGAAATTGCTGAGGGTATAATTTATTCAAGCCTATCTCAAACAATGGATAGTTTAGGGTTAAAGCCTAACTTAACGTACACCATTGCAGATAATATTTATGCATGGACATTAGATTTTCAGAAACTACAAAGAGGAGATTCTTTTAAACTTGTTTACGAGGAAAAGTATATTGAAGACACTCTTTTTGCAGGTTATGGAAATGTAAAATCAGCAGTTTTTAAACATAGAGGAGTCGATTTTTATGCATACAGATTTATTGCAGATTCTATAAAAGGAATTCCAGAATATTATGATGAAGAAGGAAATATGTTGCGTAGTCAGTTTTTAAGATCTCCAATTAAATTTCAATATAGAATTTCTTCAAGGTATAATTTAAAAAGAAGAATTGCTTATTATGGTAATAGAATAAGGCCTCACAGAGGAACCGATTTTGCTGCAAATATTGGAACTCCAATTTTAGCAACTGCAAGTGGAACTGTAATTCAATCTACAAGGAGAGGTGGTAATGGTAAATTTGTAAAAATTAGGCATAATGGTACGTATTCTACTCAATATTTACATATGAAAAATCGTAAAGTTAAAAAAGGACAATACGTTAAACAAGGTGATGTAATTGGTTGGGTAGGAATGACTGGGAATACTGGTGGGCCACATGTTTGTTATCGTTTTTGGAAAAACGGAAGAGAAGTAGATCCATTTAAACAAAAATTACCAGCAGCAAAACCCTTAAAGAAAAGTTTGAAACCAAGATATTTAGAGTTTATAAAACCGCTTGAATATCAGTTAGATCATAAACAAATTCCAACACAACAAATAGAAATAGTAACAGAAACAATTGCTCAAAATTAA
- the hppD gene encoding 4-hydroxyphenylpyruvate dioxygenase: MSKKEIKSVNYGLEKIFEGAQDFLPLLGTDYVEFYVGNAKQAAHFYKTAFGFQSYAYRGLETGSKDSVSYVLTQDKIKLVLTTPLNSKSPINDHIVKHGDGVKVVALWVEDARKAYEETTSRGAKSFMEPTVESDEHGEVVRAGIYTYGETVHMFVERKNYNGAFLPGFQKWESAYNPPSAGLKYIDHMVGNVGWNQMDVWVKWYEDVMGFENFLSFDDKQIHTEYSALMSKVMSNGNGRIKFPINEPAKAAKRSQIEEYLDFYEGAGVQHIAVATDDIIKTVSQLKANGVEFLSTPPEAYYKSVPARLQEFSHELAEDIEKLMALGIMIDADEEGYLLQIFTKPIEDRPTLFFEVIQRMGARGFGAGNFKALFESIEREQAKRGTL, translated from the coding sequence ATGAGTAAAAAAGAAATAAAATCAGTAAACTACGGTCTAGAAAAAATATTTGAAGGAGCACAAGATTTCCTTCCACTTTTAGGAACAGATTATGTAGAATTTTATGTTGGTAATGCAAAGCAAGCTGCACATTTTTATAAAACAGCATTTGGTTTTCAGTCTTACGCTTATCGTGGTTTAGAAACGGGTTCTAAAGATTCTGTAAGTTATGTTTTAACGCAAGATAAAATTAAACTAGTTTTAACAACCCCATTAAATAGTAAATCACCAATAAATGATCATATTGTAAAACATGGTGATGGTGTAAAAGTGGTTGCACTTTGGGTAGAAGACGCGAGAAAAGCATATGAAGAAACTACTTCTAGAGGCGCAAAATCTTTTATGGAACCAACGGTAGAGTCAGATGAGCATGGTGAAGTTGTTAGAGCAGGAATTTACACATACGGAGAAACCGTACACATGTTTGTAGAGCGAAAAAACTATAATGGAGCATTTTTACCAGGTTTCCAAAAATGGGAATCAGCATACAATCCACCAAGTGCAGGATTAAAATATATTGACCATATGGTTGGTAATGTTGGGTGGAATCAAATGGATGTTTGGGTAAAATGGTACGAAGACGTAATGGGATTTGAAAACTTTTTATCTTTTGATGACAAGCAAATTCATACAGAATACTCAGCATTAATGAGTAAAGTAATGTCTAACGGAAATGGTAGAATTAAATTTCCAATAAACGAACCAGCAAAAGCAGCAAAACGTTCTCAGATAGAAGAATATTTAGACTTTTATGAAGGTGCGGGTGTACAACATATTGCTGTAGCAACAGATGATATTATTAAAACTGTTTCTCAATTAAAAGCCAATGGAGTAGAATTTTTATCAACTCCGCCAGAAGCATATTATAAATCAGTTCCTGCAAGATTGCAAGAGTTTAGTCATGAATTAGCAGAAGATATCGAAAAGTTAATGGCTTTAGGTATCATGATAGATGCGGATGAAGAAGGCTATTTATTGCAAATTTTTACAAAACCAATAGAAGACAGACCAACGTTGTTTTTTGAAGTCATTCAAAGAATGGGTGCAAGAGGTTTTGGCGCAGGAAACTTTAAAGCATTGTTTGAATCTATAGAAAGAGAACAAGCCAAAAGAGGAACACTTTAA
- the pgi gene encoding glucose-6-phosphate isomerase — protein MALKNINPTATNAWQKLTNHFNDIQNITIKDLSKDLKRKEDFSLNFDDLHVDFSKNRVTQQTIDLLVELANEVDLKNAIEKQFSGEKINVTEGREVLHTALRSTSDEPVLVDGKNIKPQVQAALRKIKSFSNKVISGKWKGYTGKSITDIVNIGIGGSDLGPDMVVESLQYYKNQLTSHFVSNVDGDHVSEIIKKLDPETTLFVIVSKTFTTQETITNAETLKNWFLKSATIFDIPKHFVAVSTNLEAVDNFGIDKSNVFPMWNWVGGRFSLWSAVGLSISLSVGYDNYKSLLEGAEEMDLHYRNEDFDNNIPVILALLSIWYNNFYGAESEAVLPYSQYLKKLPDYLQQAIMESNGKGVDRNGEKVDYQTGTIVWGSTGTNMQHAFMQLVHQGTKLIPCDFIGYKESLYGLTDHHKKLMANYYGQMEALAFGKTKEEVHLELKFSGDTAKIAKLLPFKVFEGNRPSNALLFDKLTPKSLGKLIALYEHKIFTQGILWNIYSYDQFGVELGKELAKKLLKNQ, from the coding sequence ATGGCTTTAAAAAATATCAACCCAACTGCAACCAATGCTTGGCAAAAATTAACAAATCATTTTAATGATATTCAAAATATTACAATTAAAGATTTGTCTAAAGACTTAAAAAGAAAAGAAGATTTTTCTTTAAATTTTGATGATTTACACGTAGATTTTTCAAAAAATAGAGTTACTCAACAAACGATAGATTTATTAGTTGAATTAGCAAATGAAGTAGATTTAAAAAATGCTATTGAAAAACAATTTTCTGGAGAAAAAATTAATGTAACAGAAGGTAGAGAAGTCTTACACACGGCATTAAGAAGTACTTCTGATGAACCGGTTTTAGTTGATGGTAAAAATATTAAACCTCAAGTTCAAGCTGCTTTAAGAAAAATTAAAAGCTTTAGTAATAAAGTTATTTCTGGTAAATGGAAAGGGTATACTGGAAAGTCAATTACAGATATTGTTAATATTGGTATTGGTGGTTCAGATTTAGGGCCAGACATGGTTGTTGAATCTTTACAGTATTATAAAAATCAATTAACCTCTCATTTTGTTTCTAATGTAGATGGAGATCATGTATCAGAAATTATAAAAAAATTAGACCCAGAAACTACCTTGTTTGTAATCGTATCTAAAACATTTACAACGCAAGAGACTATTACAAATGCAGAAACACTAAAAAATTGGTTTTTAAAATCTGCAACTATTTTTGATATTCCAAAACACTTTGTGGCAGTATCAACAAATTTAGAAGCTGTAGATAATTTTGGAATTGATAAAAGTAACGTTTTTCCAATGTGGAATTGGGTTGGAGGTAGGTTCTCATTGTGGTCTGCTGTAGGTTTATCTATAAGCTTATCAGTTGGGTATGATAATTATAAATCATTATTAGAAGGAGCTGAAGAAATGGACCTTCATTATAGAAATGAAGATTTTGATAACAATATTCCGGTAATTTTAGCATTGTTAAGTATTTGGTATAATAATTTTTATGGTGCAGAGTCTGAAGCTGTATTGCCTTACTCACAATATTTAAAGAAATTACCAGACTATTTACAACAAGCTATTATGGAAAGTAATGGAAAAGGTGTAGATAGAAATGGAGAAAAAGTAGATTATCAAACAGGAACAATTGTTTGGGGAAGTACAGGTACAAACATGCAACATGCATTTATGCAATTAGTGCATCAAGGAACTAAATTAATTCCGTGTGATTTTATTGGTTACAAAGAATCTTTATATGGTTTAACAGATCATCATAAAAAATTAATGGCCAATTATTATGGTCAAATGGAAGCTTTGGCTTTTGGTAAAACGAAAGAAGAAGTTCATTTAGAACTAAAATTTTCTGGTGATACAGCTAAAATTGCAAAATTATTACCTTTTAAAGTATTTGAAGGTAATAGACCAAGTAATGCACTGCTTTTTGATAAATTAACACCAAAGTCTTTAGGAAAGTTAATTGCTTTATATGAGCATAAAATTTTTACGCAAGGAATTCTATGGAATATTTATAGTTATGACCAGTTTGGAGTAGAGCTAGGAAAGGAATTAGCAAAAAAATTATTGAAGAATCAGTAG
- a CDS encoding DUF3108 domain-containing protein has product MKKNITLFFTLFLITATYSQEKSTAFKSGEWLRYKMSYSGFLRAGTAILEVEEEELNGKKVFHTKGSGWTSGMIKWFFKVDDVYESYFDQKEIKPYLFKRKIDEGGYKKNRNTTFNYETNKALVEDFINKKDSSIAFSNVQDMLSSFYYLRNYDIENLKIGDEIAIDMFMDSQVYPFKLRFIGKEIIKTKFGDIKTLIFNPLVQSGRVFKAEESVTIWITDDENKIPIKMRASLSVGSLRAELEAYKGLANSFEVLYDETTN; this is encoded by the coding sequence ATGAAAAAAAATATCACATTATTTTTTACACTTTTTTTAATTACGGCTACCTATAGTCAAGAAAAATCTACTGCTTTTAAAAGTGGAGAATGGTTGCGTTATAAAATGAGTTACAGTGGCTTTTTAAGAGCTGGAACAGCAATTCTTGAAGTAGAAGAAGAGGAATTGAATGGAAAGAAAGTATTTCATACAAAAGGTTCTGGTTGGACTTCTGGAATGATAAAGTGGTTTTTTAAAGTAGATGATGTTTATGAAAGCTATTTTGATCAAAAAGAAATAAAACCGTATTTATTTAAAAGAAAGATTGATGAAGGAGGTTATAAGAAAAATAGAAATACAACATTTAACTACGAAACAAATAAGGCGTTAGTTGAAGATTTTATCAATAAAAAAGATTCTTCTATTGCTTTTTCTAATGTGCAAGATATGCTGTCTTCTTTCTATTATTTAAGAAACTATGATATAGAAAACTTAAAAATAGGAGATGAAATAGCTATTGATATGTTTATGGATTCACAAGTGTATCCTTTTAAGTTACGTTTTATAGGGAAAGAAATTATAAAAACAAAGTTTGGGGATATTAAAACATTAATATTTAATCCGTTAGTTCAGTCTGGTAGAGTGTTTAAAGCAGAAGAAAGTGTTACTATTTGGATTACTGATGATGAAAATAAAATTCCAATTAAAATGAGGGCTTCATTGTCTGTTGGTTCTCTTCGTGCAGAGCTAGAAGCTTATAAGGGTTTAGCAAATTCCTTTGAAGTTCTTTACGATGAAACTACTAATTAA
- a CDS encoding carboxypeptidase-like regulatory domain-containing protein codes for MKNFKNLLFVALFFVTATVLGQTKVTGKVVDDTNQPLPGASVVVKGTTNGTSTDFDGKFILNTKSNSGVLVVSFIGFEAKEVSFSSSKKNLTIKLVEDAGSLDEIVITATSFAIDRKTPVAVSTIKAADIERKLGSQEFPEILKSTPGVYATKSGGGFGDGRINMRGFNSENVAVMINGVPVNDMENGRVYWSNWAGLSDVTSAMQVQRGLGAAKVAVPSIGGTINILSKTSDMSKGGNIIASTGNNGFQKYGFTLSTGLMDSGLAATVSFSKTSGEGYVDGTQFEGYNYFLNLTKEINENHKISFTTFGSPQRHGQRQNRSTVETIRNAQSGIRFNPDWGYKNGQVTSIEDNFYHKSQTSLNHYWTISDVTSLSTAAYVSYGKGGGGGTAGSNRDLFNVRVGGSDQPVDFDNIVEINKENGALGSEAILRASRNDHEWFGVLSTFKTELTDNLDLIAGLDWRTYTGSHFREVTDLLGGQYFFDDSNVNGTSSALQVGDKMGYHNDGNVGWLGFFGQLEYGTENFDSFISTSVQRSTYQRVDYFQYDLSTEAGRDIATTDKVSLNGYSIKGGANYRIDDVQNVFVNIGYFERPANFDSVFQGFNNTTVNENAENEKIFSLELGYGVRSDKFAANVNLYRTQWNDRSFSRGISADPTVSGSEDFTANLLGVNALHQGVEFDFTYKPSDKLSLSGMVSLGDWTNDNDLIDVPIFDENQNQRGTLDLLVAGLKVSDAAQTTAALGMLYKFWDKTSITVDYNYFADLYAQINILDRADFDPSTPAVRGGDTWKAPSYNTFDASLRHGFNLGEFDTTVTVRVNNLFDTEYIADALDASDPLVWFGFGRTFSLDLKIKF; via the coding sequence ATGAAAAATTTTAAAAACTTATTATTTGTAGCTCTGTTTTTTGTAACAGCTACAGTTTTAGGACAAACTAAAGTTACAGGTAAGGTTGTAGATGATACAAACCAACCCTTACCTGGAGCAAGTGTTGTTGTAAAAGGAACAACAAACGGTACATCAACAGATTTTGATGGAAAGTTTATCTTAAACACTAAGTCTAATTCTGGTGTTTTAGTAGTCTCTTTTATAGGCTTCGAAGCTAAAGAAGTTTCTTTTTCTTCATCAAAAAAGAATTTAACAATTAAATTAGTAGAAGACGCTGGCTCTTTAGATGAAATCGTTATAACAGCTACATCTTTTGCTATTGATAGAAAAACTCCTGTTGCAGTTTCTACTATTAAAGCTGCTGATATTGAACGAAAATTAGGTTCTCAAGAATTCCCAGAGATTTTAAAATCTACTCCTGGAGTATATGCTACTAAATCTGGTGGTGGTTTTGGAGACGGTCGGATCAATATGCGTGGTTTCAACTCAGAAAACGTTGCTGTTATGATTAACGGAGTTCCTGTTAATGATATGGAGAATGGTAGAGTATACTGGTCTAACTGGGCTGGTTTATCAGATGTAACATCGGCAATGCAAGTGCAAAGAGGTTTAGGTGCTGCTAAAGTTGCTGTACCTTCTATTGGTGGAACAATTAATATTCTATCAAAAACTTCTGATATGTCAAAAGGAGGAAATATTATTGCTAGTACGGGAAATAATGGTTTTCAAAAATATGGATTTACATTATCTACAGGGTTAATGGATAGCGGTCTTGCTGCTACTGTTTCTTTCTCTAAAACGTCTGGAGAAGGTTATGTTGATGGTACTCAGTTTGAGGGTTACAATTACTTTTTGAACTTAACAAAAGAAATAAATGAGAATCACAAGATCTCTTTTACAACTTTTGGATCACCACAAAGACATGGGCAAAGACAAAACAGAAGTACTGTAGAAACGATTAGAAATGCACAATCAGGAATTCGTTTTAATCCAGATTGGGGTTATAAAAATGGACAAGTTACTTCAATAGAAGATAATTTTTATCACAAATCGCAAACTTCATTAAATCATTATTGGACAATTAGTGACGTTACTTCTTTATCAACTGCAGCCTATGTCTCTTATGGTAAAGGTGGTGGTGGTGGTACCGCTGGTTCTAATAGAGATTTATTTAACGTAAGAGTTGGTGGTTCAGATCAACCTGTAGATTTCGATAATATTGTTGAGATAAATAAGGAAAATGGTGCATTGGGTTCTGAAGCTATTTTAAGAGCTTCAAGAAACGATCATGAATGGTTTGGTGTATTATCTACTTTTAAAACAGAATTAACGGATAATTTAGATTTAATTGCTGGTTTAGATTGGAGAACTTATACAGGAAGTCACTTTAGAGAAGTTACAGATTTATTAGGAGGGCAATATTTCTTTGATGATTCTAATGTTAATGGCACAAGTTCAGCTTTACAAGTTGGCGATAAAATGGGTTATCATAATGATGGTAATGTAGGTTGGTTAGGTTTCTTTGGTCAATTAGAATATGGTACAGAAAATTTTGATTCTTTTATTTCTACTTCTGTGCAAAGAAGTACGTACCAAAGAGTAGATTATTTTCAATATGACTTAAGTACAGAAGCTGGTAGAGATATAGCTACAACAGATAAAGTAAGTTTAAATGGTTACAGTATTAAAGGTGGAGCAAATTACAGAATTGATGATGTACAAAATGTATTTGTTAATATTGGTTATTTTGAAAGACCTGCAAATTTTGATTCAGTATTTCAAGGTTTCAATAATACAACTGTAAATGAAAATGCTGAAAATGAAAAGATTTTTAGTTTAGAATTAGGCTATGGTGTAAGAAGTGACAAATTTGCAGCGAATGTAAATTTATATAGAACACAATGGAATGACAGATCTTTTTCAAGAGGAATCTCTGCAGATCCAACGGTTAGTGGTTCAGAAGATTTTACAGCAAATTTATTAGGAGTTAACGCTTTACATCAAGGTGTTGAGTTTGATTTCACCTATAAGCCTTCAGATAAATTGAGTTTATCAGGAATGGTTTCTTTAGGAGACTGGACAAACGATAATGATTTAATAGATGTGCCTATTTTTGATGAAAATCAAAATCAAAGAGGTACTTTAGATTTACTTGTTGCTGGATTAAAAGTATCTGATGCTGCACAAACAACTGCTGCTTTAGGGATGTTATATAAATTTTGGGACAAAACTTCAATCACTGTAGATTATAATTATTTTGCAGATTTATATGCTCAAATTAATATATTAGACAGAGCAGATTTTGACCCTTCTACTCCAGCAGTAAGAGGAGGAGATACATGGAAAGCACCTAGTTATAATACATTTGATGCAAGTTTGCGTCATGGGTTTAATCTAGGTGAATTTGATACTACTGTTACAGTTCGTGTAAACAATCTATTTGACACAGAATATATCGCAGATGCCTTAGATGCTTCGGATCCATTAGTATGGTTTGGTTTTGGTAGAACATTTAGTTTAGATTTAAAAATTAAATTTTAA
- a CDS encoding tryptophan 2,3-dioxygenase family protein: MERDEILKAIEEKYNKLGVPVDAMLEGLLHSTPITYWDYIQTDALLGLQIPRTTQPDEMVFIMYHQVNELLFKMILWEIDQVAKTNEVTADKFSMHLGRISRYFDMLCSSFDVMADGMEKEQYLKFRNTLTPASGFQSAQYRKIEFASTELINLIDARFRDSIDRNSSFKNAYNHLYWQAAGKNYTTGQKSTLLNLFEKKYMGDFIDFMEDYNDINLSLKFKQLPKEVQENEDLIKAMRHYDYTVNVKWVMAHYNAAAKYIGGSDSELKATGGSNWRKYMHPKYQRRIFYPYLWSEDELKNWGTF, encoded by the coding sequence ATGGAAAGAGACGAGATTTTAAAAGCAATAGAAGAAAAGTACAATAAATTAGGTGTTCCTGTTGATGCGATGTTAGAAGGTTTATTACATAGTACACCTATTACGTATTGGGATTATATTCAAACAGATGCTTTGCTTGGTTTACAAATTCCAAGAACAACACAGCCAGATGAAATGGTTTTTATCATGTATCATCAGGTAAATGAGTTGTTGTTTAAAATGATTTTATGGGAAATTGATCAAGTTGCAAAAACAAATGAAGTTACTGCAGATAAATTTTCGATGCATTTAGGTAGAATAAGTAGATATTTTGATATGCTTTGTAGTTCTTTTGATGTGATGGCAGACGGAATGGAAAAAGAGCAATATCTAAAATTTAGAAACACATTAACACCTGCAAGTGGTTTTCAATCAGCTCAATATCGTAAAATTGAATTTGCATCCACAGAATTAATTAATTTAATTGATGCTCGTTTCAGAGATTCTATTGATAGAAATTCATCATTTAAAAATGCCTACAATCATCTGTACTGGCAAGCTGCGGGTAAAAATTATACAACGGGTCAAAAATCAACATTATTAAATCTTTTTGAGAAAAAATATATGGGAGATTTTATTGACTTTATGGAAGATTATAATGACATTAATTTATCCTTAAAATTTAAACAACTTCCAAAAGAAGTTCAAGAAAATGAAGATTTAATCAAAGCAATGCGTCATTATGATTATACAGTAAACGTTAAGTGGGTAATGGCTCATTATAATGCTGCTGCAAAATATATTGGAGGAAGCGATTCTGAATTAAAAGCGACAGGAGGTAGTAATTGGCGTAAATATATGCATCCAAAATATCAACGAAGAATTTTCTATCCGTACTTGTGGAGTGAAGATGAATTAAAAAACTGGGGAACATTTTAA